The Akkermansia muciniphila genome contains a region encoding:
- a CDS encoding saccharopine dehydrogenase family protein, whose amino-acid sequence MNTVLIIGAGGVGHVVANKCAQLPKIFQNIHLASRTKSKCDAIAEDVRARTGVSITTHAVDADDVPSTVALIREVKPQLLINVALPYQDLTLMDACLETGVNYLDTANYEPRDVAKFEYSWQWAYQDKFRKAGLFALLGSGFDPGVTNVFTAWALKHHFDEIHTLDIIDVNGGNHGKAFATNFNPEINIREVTAPCRHWENGAFRETAPMSMHQSFTCPQEVGTYEIYRMYHEEMESLVKHIPTIRRAQFWMSFSPNYLKHLEVLQNVGMTRIDPVMYNGVEIIPLQFLKAVLPDPGDLGKTTKGKTCIGNVITGVKDGKFKAVYIYNICDHEKCFEEVGSQAISYTTGVPAMIGAEMILTGKWSGAGVFNMEQNDPDPFMDELNKRGLPWQCVELTEEQAKALQVH is encoded by the coding sequence ATGAACACGGTTTTAATCATTGGAGCAGGCGGCGTAGGACATGTGGTAGCCAACAAATGCGCCCAGCTGCCGAAAATCTTTCAGAACATTCATCTGGCCTCCCGCACAAAAAGCAAATGTGACGCCATTGCGGAAGACGTGCGCGCCAGAACGGGCGTCAGCATCACCACCCACGCCGTGGATGCGGACGACGTGCCCTCCACCGTGGCCCTCATCCGGGAAGTGAAGCCGCAACTACTGATCAATGTGGCCCTTCCCTACCAGGACCTCACCCTGATGGACGCCTGCCTGGAAACCGGCGTCAACTATCTGGACACCGCCAACTATGAACCCCGGGACGTAGCCAAATTCGAATACTCCTGGCAGTGGGCGTACCAGGACAAATTCCGCAAGGCGGGGCTCTTCGCCCTGCTGGGCTCCGGCTTTGACCCCGGCGTCACCAACGTCTTCACGGCGTGGGCGCTCAAGCACCACTTTGATGAAATCCATACGCTGGACATCATTGACGTGAACGGCGGCAACCACGGCAAGGCCTTCGCCACCAACTTCAACCCGGAAATCAACATCCGGGAAGTGACGGCCCCCTGCCGCCACTGGGAAAACGGCGCCTTCCGGGAAACCGCCCCCATGAGCATGCACCAGAGCTTCACGTGCCCGCAGGAAGTGGGCACCTATGAAATCTACCGCATGTACCATGAGGAAATGGAAAGCCTGGTCAAGCACATCCCCACCATCCGCAGGGCGCAATTCTGGATGTCCTTCTCCCCGAACTACCTCAAGCATCTGGAAGTGCTCCAGAACGTGGGCATGACCCGCATTGACCCGGTCATGTACAACGGCGTGGAAATCATCCCCCTGCAATTCCTGAAAGCCGTTCTGCCGGACCCCGGGGACCTGGGCAAGACGACGAAGGGGAAAACCTGCATCGGCAACGTCATCACCGGCGTAAAAGACGGCAAATTCAAGGCCGTCTACATCTACAACATCTGCGACCACGAAAAATGCTTTGAAGAAGTAGGCTCCCAGGCCATCTCCTACACCACGGGGGTTCCGGCCATGATTGGCGCGGAAATGATCCTCACGGGCAAATGGTCCGGCGCGGGCGTCTTCAACATGGAGCAGAACGATCCGGACCCCTTCATGGACGAGCTCAACAAGCGCGGCCTCCCCTGGCAGTGCGTGGAGCTTACGGAAGAACAGGCCAAAGCCCTGCAAGTCCACTGA
- a CDS encoding metallophosphoesterase — protein sequence MKYLALFLIFLFQTVQGKEPAPWRIAIIGDTHDSPERMAGSEGVAVNFIKTLYGEILKHQVDMVIQVGDMADIEGSAPVNGLAKRKELNKMLEEKGIPFYAVRGNHESIPLRAKQFRELFLPTRKQGARGLATRKLNYGIRHKNASLYFMDVDLTPDQMVDFSAWVKKNRSKANTVPRHCLVFTHRTLQTPMQFRECLWGRYNDSAAEHQNAFYRNLREAGVRFVVTGHLHAHDLYMITSPDGKNTLTSLICAPAGNKVLPAPFLLPAKSRVKTLQYRSGITAYYILTVYPDSMTLDTYAAPNNGVTDEGPKSSEFKKLHSYGIPMN from the coding sequence ATGAAATATCTTGCGCTATTTCTTATCTTTCTGTTTCAAACGGTGCAGGGGAAGGAACCGGCCCCATGGCGAATCGCCATCATCGGCGACACGCATGACTCCCCCGAGCGCATGGCGGGAAGCGAAGGGGTAGCCGTCAACTTCATCAAAACCCTGTACGGGGAAATCCTGAAACACCAAGTGGACATGGTCATCCAGGTGGGAGACATGGCGGACATTGAAGGAAGCGCCCCCGTCAACGGACTCGCCAAACGCAAGGAACTCAACAAGATGCTGGAGGAAAAAGGCATCCCATTCTATGCCGTGCGGGGCAATCATGAATCCATCCCCCTCCGCGCAAAACAATTCAGGGAACTCTTCCTGCCCACCCGCAAACAGGGAGCCAGGGGGCTGGCCACCAGAAAGCTGAACTACGGCATCCGCCATAAAAACGCCTCCCTGTACTTCATGGATGTTGACCTGACCCCGGACCAGATGGTGGACTTCAGCGCGTGGGTCAAAAAGAACAGGAGCAAGGCCAACACCGTGCCGCGCCATTGCCTGGTCTTCACCCACCGCACCCTGCAAACGCCCATGCAATTCCGGGAATGCCTGTGGGGCCGCTACAATGACAGCGCGGCGGAACACCAGAACGCCTTTTACCGCAACCTGCGGGAAGCGGGCGTCCGCTTCGTCGTCACCGGGCACCTGCATGCGCATGACCTGTACATGATCACATCCCCGGACGGGAAAAACACCCTCACCTCCCTCATCTGCGCGCCTGCGGGCAACAAGGTGCTCCCTGCCCCGTTCCTTCTTCCCGCAAAATCACGGGTAAAAACCCTGCAATACCGCTCCGGCATCACGGCCTACTACATCCTGACCGTCTACCCGGACTCCATGACTCTGGACACCTACGCCGCCCCCAACAACGGCGTTACCGACGAAGGCCCCAAAAGCAGCGAATTCAAAAAACTGCACTCCTACGGGATTCCGATGAATTGA
- a CDS encoding DUF6056 family protein — protein sequence MPSPRTSTVWFWALVAAALSYVALVSWWSPFTSDTYHHALTGMEHRFSFSLVWERCAASYMTWNPRIGEYLAFAVATAGKWLFLLLNPFVQVGLALMMFYLAAGRRVDPRSWPDVRLFGLALLLLFTCTARPGVTIYWLSGATNYSWAAALWLGFLCLYRGLLEKGENGIKGERGEDGWKKWSAVLALGFLAGMTNENNIPGTWLLLGALFVFVRLVRKRKLPLWSYAGLAAQVAGSLCMLLAPGVSARMNSATPGCAEPLSGVWDRLEAVPALLLRMHEYLALPLLLGAVAAWILWKCFRRDRNSIRPWKIQIGTAAAYILTAYAMALSFAAAVVPADHAMFSATLLFGIGVLALLHAWYGIPCAVPRPRIFTAVFLVLSGLCVLSTFHDHLLLFRQHEKRVRLILEQKKAGVQEVVVPSLEPPSSWCSFIFWVDLSQNPDDYVNRGAAMYYGIKNIRAFHAGCDGKSLP from the coding sequence ATGCCCTCCCCCCGTACGTCCACGGTGTGGTTTTGGGCGCTGGTTGCCGCCGCCCTTTCGTATGTGGCTTTGGTCAGTTGGTGGAGTCCCTTTACTTCTGACACGTACCATCATGCCCTGACGGGCATGGAGCACCGTTTCTCCTTCAGCCTGGTCTGGGAACGCTGTGCGGCGTCCTACATGACCTGGAACCCCAGAATTGGGGAATACCTGGCGTTTGCCGTGGCTACGGCGGGCAAATGGCTCTTCCTTCTGCTCAACCCCTTTGTGCAGGTCGGCCTTGCGCTGATGATGTTTTACCTGGCCGCCGGGCGCAGGGTGGACCCCCGTTCCTGGCCGGACGTGCGGCTCTTCGGATTGGCTCTGCTCCTGCTCTTCACCTGTACGGCCCGGCCCGGCGTCACCATTTACTGGCTCTCCGGGGCCACCAATTATTCCTGGGCTGCCGCTCTCTGGCTGGGCTTCTTGTGCCTGTACCGCGGCCTGCTGGAAAAAGGGGAAAACGGAATAAAAGGAGAACGCGGGGAAGACGGCTGGAAAAAGTGGTCCGCTGTGCTGGCGCTGGGCTTCCTGGCGGGCATGACCAATGAAAACAACATTCCGGGCACCTGGCTCCTGCTGGGGGCCTTGTTCGTCTTCGTCCGCCTGGTCCGGAAAAGAAAACTTCCGCTGTGGTCTTATGCGGGGTTGGCGGCGCAGGTGGCGGGTTCCCTGTGCATGCTGCTGGCTCCCGGCGTTTCCGCCCGGATGAACTCCGCCACGCCCGGCTGCGCGGAACCGCTCTCCGGCGTGTGGGATAGGCTGGAAGCCGTTCCCGCGCTTCTGCTCCGGATGCATGAATACCTGGCCCTCCCTCTGCTGCTGGGCGCGGTTGCCGCCTGGATACTCTGGAAATGCTTCCGCAGGGACCGGAACTCCATCCGTCCATGGAAAATTCAGATTGGAACGGCTGCGGCATACATCCTGACGGCATACGCCATGGCCCTCTCTTTTGCCGCTGCCGTTGTTCCGGCAGACCATGCCATGTTCTCCGCCACCCTGCTGTTCGGCATCGGGGTGCTGGCTCTCCTTCACGCCTGGTACGGCATCCCCTGCGCCGTGCCGCGGCCCCGTATCTTTACAGCCGTTTTTCTCGTCCTATCCGGACTGTGTGTTCTTTCCACCTTTCACGACCATCTGCTCCTGTTCCGCCAGCATGAAAAGCGCGTCCGCCTGATTCTGGAGCAGAAAAAGGCGGGCGTTCAGGAAGTCGTTGTTCCGTCCCTGGAGCCCCCCTCCTCCTGGTGCTCCTTCATCTTCTGGGTGGACCTGTCCCAAAACCCGGATGACTACGTCAACCGTGGCGCCGCCATGTATTATGGGATTAAGAATATCCGCGCATTTCATGCAGGATGTGACGGGAAATCTCTTCCATAA
- the ftsA gene encoding cell division protein FtsA: MAKTKIHVGLEIGTSKTCMVVGEVKPDATVTIIGVGEVPSEGVVRGEIEDTSKVIQCIYDAWNMAQDHADVDIMTVYLSVTGAHIVGQNNRGTFRLPPDESIISQEHMDEVTEIARDIALGPEQFVLHRVPGLFSVDGQENLTNPAGLTGRTLDIDCHIIHGIKSRITNSFRCVREVPLDIADVVFAPIATAQFVLNRQVKQAGALLIDMGAGTTDYVLYLDGQLVASGCVPLGGDHISNDITLMTGIPLAQAELLKKTEGDANSFSGKTNEMVRVRGEGNMKDAAIERNVLNEIIRSRLLEIFNLVKSSLPKDTFKGNRCHGVYLCGGASLMRGVGELASHVFGVAISRPTLVKNGAPSYLDDPRYCTAIGLIRYAQILDAELPQQRSWLGRVLGLFGRKNS, from the coding sequence ATGGCTAAGACAAAAATTCACGTAGGGCTTGAGATAGGGACAAGCAAGACTTGCATGGTCGTGGGCGAAGTAAAGCCTGATGCGACCGTGACGATCATCGGCGTGGGTGAAGTTCCTAGCGAGGGAGTGGTCCGCGGCGAGATTGAAGACACCTCCAAGGTCATCCAGTGCATTTATGATGCCTGGAACATGGCCCAGGACCATGCGGACGTGGACATCATGACCGTCTACCTGTCCGTGACCGGGGCCCACATTGTGGGGCAGAACAACCGCGGCACCTTCCGCCTGCCTCCGGATGAAAGCATCATCTCCCAGGAGCACATGGACGAGGTGACGGAAATCGCCCGTGACATCGCCCTGGGGCCGGAACAATTCGTCCTGCACCGCGTGCCGGGCCTCTTCTCCGTGGACGGGCAGGAAAACCTGACCAACCCCGCCGGGCTGACCGGCAGGACGCTGGACATAGACTGCCACATCATCCACGGCATCAAATCCCGCATCACCAACTCCTTCCGCTGCGTGCGGGAAGTGCCCCTGGATATTGCGGATGTGGTCTTCGCCCCCATCGCCACGGCCCAGTTCGTGCTCAACAGGCAGGTCAAGCAGGCGGGCGCCCTCCTCATTGACATGGGGGCAGGCACTACGGACTACGTCCTTTACCTGGACGGCCAGCTGGTGGCCTCCGGCTGCGTGCCCCTGGGCGGCGACCATATTTCCAATGACATCACGCTGATGACCGGCATACCGCTGGCGCAGGCGGAACTGCTCAAAAAGACGGAGGGGGACGCCAACAGCTTTTCCGGAAAGACCAATGAAATGGTGCGCGTGCGCGGGGAAGGGAACATGAAGGACGCCGCCATTGAGCGCAACGTGCTGAATGAAATCATCCGCTCCCGCCTGCTGGAAATCTTTAACCTGGTTAAATCCTCCCTGCCCAAGGACACTTTCAAGGGCAACCGCTGCCACGGCGTTTACCTGTGCGGGGGCGCCAGCCTGATGCGCGGCGTGGGGGAACTGGCCTCCCACGTATTCGGCGTGGCGATCAGCCGCCCCACGCTGGTCAAAAACGGCGCGCCTTCCTACCTGGATGACCCGCGCTACTGCACGGCCATAGGCCTGATACGGTATGCCCAGATTCTAGATGCCGAACTGCCGCAGCAGCGGAGCTGGCTGGGGCGCGTGCTGGGCCTCTTCGGCAGGAAGAATTCCTGA
- a CDS encoding phospho-sugar mutase gives MMYYSASMNTLDESLTNAVKEGKLLESSLTNIRLLLAGTKSPIAREAVEELASAGDWEELNDRFYKTLAFGTGGLRGRTIGNIVTKAEEGNGGVNGRPEYPCVGTACMNYFNVGRAMRGLIIYVKKHVEATDPGRKPRLVIGHDTRHFSRDFAEFCAKIGTDLGCDIYLFDSPRATPEVSFAIRELNADSGVVLTASHNPSHDNGFKAYFSDGAQLVPPHDKAVIAEVNSLTSEEYEPLPENQRGSLHVLGASFDRVYMDRLKSVLLRPELFSKGGAKIVYSNLHGTGGHIIVPLLKELGCNVQTVAAQDVQDGRFPTVASPNPENPPALALAIEQADASGADIVIATDPDADRMGVAVRGEDGKMHLLTGNQIGSLLAWYRCMSMSDLGIINDSNRSRAVMVKTFVTTGLQDAIGHHFGYEVVNVLTGFKYIAQKLGKYEEAIPAEKRKDYRKMSEAQTRALRLEYSRYFVFGGEESYGYLAQDFVRDKDANSAAIIFAELAAYAESVGKSLLELLHELFEKFGVYLEMGKSLVMEGADGAAKIAALSASYSSNPPTEVDGVAVSGIRDFSRGDMVDAEGDPIPAEKMIFVDLADGRSFAVRPSGTEPKIKYYLFGHGKPGVPVKEALPSVQASLDSLWAAVEKDARARSNG, from the coding sequence ATGATGTACTATTCCGCCAGCATGAATACACTGGATGAATCCCTGACGAATGCCGTTAAAGAGGGGAAGCTTTTGGAGTCTTCCCTGACCAATATCCGCCTTCTTCTGGCCGGAACCAAATCCCCCATTGCGCGGGAGGCCGTAGAAGAACTGGCTTCCGCCGGGGACTGGGAGGAACTGAATGACCGTTTTTACAAAACCCTGGCTTTCGGCACGGGAGGGCTGCGGGGCCGCACCATCGGCAATATCGTGACGAAGGCGGAGGAAGGGAACGGCGGCGTGAACGGCCGCCCGGAATACCCCTGCGTGGGCACCGCCTGCATGAACTATTTCAATGTGGGGCGCGCCATGCGCGGCCTGATCATTTACGTGAAAAAGCATGTGGAAGCCACGGACCCGGGCAGGAAGCCCCGTCTGGTCATCGGCCATGACACCCGCCACTTCTCCCGGGACTTTGCGGAATTCTGCGCCAAAATCGGCACGGACCTGGGCTGTGACATCTATCTGTTTGACAGTCCCCGGGCCACCCCGGAAGTTTCCTTTGCCATCCGTGAGCTGAACGCGGATTCCGGCGTGGTGCTTACCGCCAGCCACAACCCCTCCCATGACAACGGCTTCAAGGCCTATTTCAGCGACGGCGCCCAGCTTGTGCCTCCCCATGACAAGGCCGTGATTGCGGAAGTGAACTCCCTGACCTCTGAAGAATATGAACCGCTGCCGGAAAACCAGCGCGGCTCCCTCCATGTGCTGGGCGCCTCCTTTGACCGCGTGTACATGGACCGCCTGAAAAGCGTGCTGCTCCGTCCGGAACTCTTCAGCAAGGGCGGGGCCAAAATCGTTTACTCCAACCTGCACGGCACGGGTGGCCACATCATCGTGCCCCTGCTGAAGGAACTGGGCTGCAACGTGCAGACCGTGGCGGCGCAGGACGTGCAGGACGGCCGCTTCCCGACGGTGGCCTCCCCCAACCCGGAAAATCCGCCAGCCCTGGCGCTTGCCATTGAACAGGCGGACGCCTCCGGCGCGGACATCGTCATTGCCACGGACCCGGACGCGGACCGCATGGGCGTGGCCGTGCGCGGGGAAGACGGAAAAATGCACCTGCTGACCGGTAACCAGATCGGCTCCCTGCTGGCATGGTACCGCTGCATGAGCATGTCTGACCTGGGCATCATTAATGATTCCAACCGTTCCCGCGCCGTAATGGTGAAAACCTTTGTGACGACGGGCCTTCAGGACGCCATCGGCCACCACTTCGGCTATGAAGTGGTCAACGTGCTCACGGGCTTCAAGTACATCGCCCAGAAGCTGGGTAAATATGAAGAGGCCATTCCGGCGGAAAAACGGAAAGACTACCGGAAGATGAGTGAAGCGCAGACGCGCGCCCTGCGGCTGGAATACAGCCGTTACTTCGTCTTCGGCGGGGAGGAAAGCTACGGCTACCTGGCCCAGGACTTCGTGCGCGACAAGGATGCCAACTCCGCCGCCATCATCTTTGCGGAACTGGCGGCCTACGCGGAAAGCGTCGGCAAGAGCCTGCTGGAACTGCTGCATGAACTCTTTGAAAAGTTCGGCGTGTATCTGGAAATGGGCAAGTCCCTGGTCATGGAAGGCGCGGACGGCGCGGCAAAAATCGCCGCCCTGTCCGCCTCCTACTCCTCCAACCCTCCCACGGAAGTGGACGGCGTGGCCGTCAGCGGCATCCGGGACTTCTCCAGGGGAGACATGGTGGATGCGGAAGGCGACCCCATCCCCGCGGAAAAGATGATCTTTGTGGACCTGGCGGACGGGCGCAGCTTTGCGGTGCGCCCCTCCGGAACGGAACCCAAGATCAAATACTACCTCTTTGGCCACGGGAAACCGGGCGTTCCCGTGAAGGAAGCCCTGCCGTCCGTCCAGGCTTCCCTGGACTCCCTGTGGGCTGCTGTTGAGAAGGATGCCCGCGCCCGTTCCAACGGCTAA